A single Pedobacter sp. PACM 27299 DNA region contains:
- a CDS encoding glucose-1-phosphate adenylyltransferase, with the protein MTDKVLGVILGGGQGSRLSPLTQTRSKPAVPIAGKYRLVDIPISNCLNSGIHRMFVLTQFNSASLNKHIKNTYHFSHFSAAFVDILAAEQTPDNPTWFQGTADAVRQVMHHLLNHEFEYVLILSGDQLYQMDFNEMVNAHIESGLHLTLATIPVTAKDATDFGILKTNSDNIITSFIEKPAAELLKDWTSDTGEEMRAEGREHLASMGIYIFSRELLIKIFAENAEEKDFGKEIIPRLLQSNRVLSYQYEGYWTDIGNISSFFEANLGLTDDLPKFNLFDSKHSIFTRARMLPPSKILGTTLDKTIIAEGCILHAKCIKHSVIGIRARIGKGTTIDSCYIMGSDKYQTLEDLEIDLENKKPWIGIGDNCTITNAILDKNCRIGNDVQINGGPQLPDSDHALYTVKDGIVVVKKGAIIPDGTVI; encoded by the coding sequence ATGACTGATAAAGTATTAGGTGTCATCCTGGGCGGTGGCCAGGGATCTAGGCTTTCCCCACTAACACAAACGCGATCCAAGCCTGCTGTTCCTATCGCTGGAAAATACAGATTGGTCGATATTCCTATTTCTAACTGCTTAAATTCAGGCATACATCGCATGTTTGTCCTGACGCAGTTTAATTCCGCATCGCTGAATAAGCACATCAAGAATACCTATCATTTCAGCCATTTCAGTGCTGCTTTTGTAGATATTCTCGCAGCTGAGCAGACTCCAGACAACCCGACCTGGTTTCAGGGAACTGCAGATGCCGTTAGACAAGTGATGCACCATTTGCTGAACCATGAGTTTGAGTATGTACTCATCTTATCTGGGGATCAGCTATACCAGATGGATTTCAACGAAATGGTCAATGCGCATATTGAAAGTGGCCTACACCTGACGCTGGCAACTATTCCGGTAACGGCAAAAGATGCCACTGATTTCGGGATTCTGAAAACCAATTCCGATAATATTATTACCTCATTTATTGAGAAACCAGCCGCAGAATTATTGAAGGACTGGACTTCTGATACTGGAGAAGAGATGCGCGCAGAAGGACGTGAACACCTGGCTTCAATGGGGATTTACATCTTCAGCAGAGAATTGCTGATCAAGATTTTTGCGGAAAATGCGGAAGAGAAAGATTTTGGAAAAGAGATTATCCCAAGGTTACTACAGTCGAACCGTGTGTTGAGCTATCAATATGAAGGATATTGGACCGATATCGGTAACATCTCTTCCTTCTTTGAAGCAAACTTAGGGCTGACGGATGACCTGCCTAAGTTCAATCTTTTTGATAGTAAGCATAGTATTTTTACCAGGGCACGTATGCTGCCGCCTTCTAAAATATTAGGTACTACACTGGATAAAACTATTATTGCCGAAGGCTGTATTTTACATGCCAAATGTATCAAGCATTCAGTAATTGGCATCCGGGCAAGAATTGGTAAAGGAACTACGATAGATAGCTGTTACATTATGGGTAGTGATAAATATCAGACATTGGAGGATTTGGAGATCGATCTGGAAAATAAAAAACCATGGATCGGGATCGGCGACAATTGTACCATTACCAATGCCATTCTGGATAAAAATTGCAGGATAGGGAATGACGTGCAGATTAATGGAGGCCCACAGCTTCCTGATAGCGACCACGCTTTATATACGGTAAAAGATGGTATTGTAGTTGTTAAAAAAGGCGCAATTATTCCTGATGGAACGGTGATTTAA